CCGGTTCGGCGAGGGGATGCCCCTGATTCGCGACTGGACCGAGGACCACTTCGAATTCGCCGGGTACGTGACCGGGTTCGACCCGGCGGCGCTCGGTTCGCGCGAGGCGTTGCGGGCCGAGCTCGGGTACCGCGACGACGAGCGGGTGTGCATCGTCTCGGTCGGCGGGTCGGGCGTCGGCACCGACCTGATCCGCCGCGTGGTCGCCGCCTACCCCGAGGCGAAGCGGGCGATCCCCGAGCTGCGGATGATCGTGGTGACCGGCCCGCGGATCGACCCGGCCACGCTGCCGCAGATCGACGGCGTCGAGTACCGCGCCTACGTCGACCGGCTGTACCGCCACCTCGCCGCGTGCGACCTGGCGATCGTGCAGGGCGGCCTCACCACGACCATGGAGCTCGCCGCCTGCCGGGTGCCGTTCATCTACGTGCCGCTGCGCGACCACTTCGAGCAGAACTTCCACGTTCGGGCGCGGCTCGATCGCTATCGCGCCGGGCGGTGCATGCAGTACTCCGAGCTCTCGCCCGACGCGCTCGCGAGCGCCATGGCGTCGCTCGTCGGTGCGCCGGTCGACTACCGGCCGGTCGAGACCGACGGCGCCGCGCGGGCGGCCGCGATGATCGGGAAGCTGCTCTGAGATTCGGTGCGGCGCCGATTCGTTCGCGGGGCCGGTGCTCCGTTATGATGGTCAGGTTGTCCACGGGCTGTGGCGCAGCTTGGTAGCGCACTTGACTGGGGGTCAAGGGGTCGCAGGTTCAAATCCTGTCAGCCCGACCGTGGCAGAAGCCCCGGTGAGAAGCAATTTCTCGCCGGGGCTTCGTCGTCCCCACAGGTCTACGTGTGTCAGGCTAGCCCGCGGGCGGAGGGCCGTGCTCGGCAGTCTCGCCTGTGCGGCTCGCGACGGCAACGGGGATACGCCTCGGATTCCATGTCGGTCGAATGAGGCGGACTGCGACGTCGTCGAAGAACTCGTCGAGTGCGGCATAGGTGAAGGCGCGCTCTGACTTGTACGAGTCGCGAAGTGGTTCGCGACGCTCCGACTGCCAGAGCCGTTCGTCGCCCGAAGCGACCGACGCGTCGTGCTCCATGTAGAACCGCTCGGCATCCTGGATGCAATGTCGAAGGTGCGCGAGCACCCGTCTCGACCACTCCGCGGACCACGACGACGGGTGGAACATCAGTCTCACATGTGCGCGCTCGATCCGGACCTGATCCAGGGCATCATGGCAGGCGGCAAGGCGCTCGTTGCGCACGTCGACCGACGTGAGGAGGAAGTCGTTGCGATGTGGGAGCACGTCTTCGGTGTTCGTGCTCGGCGGAGTCACGTGCCGAAGTGCCGCCAGAGCCGCCAACGTGGCACGCGAGAAGCTCTCGGCCGGTGCGATCATGAGCACGCGGGCCTGCTGCTGCCGATCATGCCGCCGTGCAAGCATCGCGCCGACGAGCGCCGCCGTCGCCGCGAGCAGGCCGACGAGGATCGGAACGCTCGTTGCCCAGCTCATGCGTCGCCCGCCGACATGATCCATGTCTAGCACTCCGCGACATCGCACGGAATGCGCAGTGCACGCCGTACTCGGGTGACCTCGCAGAAGGGCCGATGGCCGAAAGTCGGTCTTCCGGGAGCGGTTTTCGTCTGTTCCGTGCCTGGCGCGCGTTGCTAGCGTCACCGCATGCTGGAGATCCGACCGAACTGCGAGTGCTGCGACCGCGACCTCGCGACCGATGACGCGAACGTGTTCATCTGCACGATCGAGTGCACCTGGTGCGGCGACTGCGCGCGCCGGCTCGACTTCACCTGCCCGAACTGCAGCGGCAACTTGACCGAGCGCCCGGTCCGACCGGCGGCGTGGCTCGAGAAGTACCCCGCGTCGACGCAACGGGTGTTCAACGCCGGCTGCCTGGCCACGGTCGGCGGCTGACTCGCGCGGCACCTCGCCGACGCAGCATCCGATGTGTCGCCTGCTTCTCGACGCCCGCGGCGCGCGCCGCCGCGCGGGGAGCACGAGGGGAGGCCGGGTTGGATGCCCAGGGGCCATCTGGAACGACGCAGGCGGTCTGCGCGGGATGGTGGCTCTTTACCGGGTAGCTGGTACGACGAAGTGGCGACGCCTGCAATGACCGGTGGCGTGCGGCGGACAAGACTCGAAGTCGTGGGCATCAGTCCACGCCGCACCGCGAGATCGACCCCGCCGGTACGCCGGCCCTCGGAAAGGAACCCTCATGACCACCGTTCGCAACGAGCTGCAGCTCTCCCACGCCGTCGTCACCGCAGACGTGACCGCGCCATTCGAGCACATCGACATCGAGCGCTGGCTCAAGACGCTCCCCACCCACGAGTACCAGCGTTGCGCCCCCGGCGACCACAAGGCCGCGGGATACACGGTCGACGACGACGGCACGCCCATGTCGATCAACGTCGAGATGAT
This is a stretch of genomic DNA from Agromyces sp. SYSU T00194. It encodes these proteins:
- a CDS encoding DUF1272 domain-containing protein — protein: MLEIRPNCECCDRDLATDDANVFICTIECTWCGDCARRLDFTCPNCSGNLTERPVRPAAWLEKYPASTQRVFNAGCLATVGG